The sequence TGTTCCTGGAAGTGCCGGAGTTGCGGGCGCGGATCGGGGACGAGATCGAGCGGACGCAGGTGATCCTCGCGCAGATGCTGGCGGAGCGGACTGGCCGGCGCCCGGATGACTTCGAGTTACGCGTCACCGCCCGCGTCGTCACCGGCGCGGTGTACGAGGCGACCATTGAATGGATGCGTAGCAACGGTCGTCGCCGCCTCGTGGAGCTGTTCAACCGCGCGCTCGATGTGGTCGAGTCGGGTGCCCGACTGAGCACGGTTGCCCGCACGAAGCCGCGGAATCGCCGGCGATCCTAGCTCCTTACAGATAACTCCGCCGTCATCACCGGGACCACCGAGCCCCCCACCTCGATCTGGCTCGGTAGCTCGGCACCCGCAGAATACACAAGGAGAATACGAATGAAACTCTGCCGGCCCATCTTCGTGCCCTGCTCGCTGACGATGGAGACCTTGGAAGCACGAGGGATGAGGCCATAGCGCACGGCGAAGGCGCCCAATGGCCCGCTCGCCGCGCCGGTCGCCGGGTCTTCGGCAGTGCGCGATGCGCTGTGGGACCCGAACATGCGGCTATAGAGACGACTGCCACCGCCGGCCGCAAACAGAAAGACCGGCGGAAGCCCGTGTGGATCCAGGACGCTGGTCAATCCTTCGCCGCTCGAGACCGCACGATCGACGGCCGCGGCGTCCTTGAGGGCCACGTAGACGAATGGCACCCCGGTACTGACGATCTGGATCGGCACCTCTGGTAGCAGATCAGTGAGGGTCAGGCCCAGGGCGGCGGCCATGTCCACCCGCTCTTCGATCACCTCGCCAAATTTGACAGGCGGATGCGACATCCACAGCACGACCCCTCCCTCGCCGCGATCGACCCGCACCGGTATCAGGCCCACGCTCTCTTCCAGCGTGAACGCGGCGGCATCGGAACCGACCAGCCCCTCATCGATCAAGACCCATCCCGTCCCCACGGTCGGATGGCCGGCAAAGGGCAGCTCGACGTGAGGGGTGAAGATCCTGACCTTCGCGGCATGCTCCCGCTTTTGAGGCGGTAAGACAAACGTCGTCTCCGAGAGGTTCGTCTCCCTCGCGATCGCCTGCATTTGCGTATCCGAGAGCCCATCGGCCTCTAACACCACCGCCAATGGGTTTCCGGCAAGTGCCCGCTCGGTGAACACGTCGACCCATCGCAGGCGATACCGGCACTCGTTTGCCATGCATTAACCATAGACTTCCCACCAGCCGATGGATCGGACCTATCGCCCCACCCTGGTCGTCCTCTTCATCGTCACCCTCGGCGGGTTCGCCTTCGCGTTCATCAGCGGCTTCTCGATCGGCCGGTTTGTCGTCGTGCTGCCGCTGCTGGTTACGGCCTACGCCGTGACCTACGGCCGAGGCCTCCGGCTGGCGCTGGCGGGCTTTGCCGCTGCCGTCGGCCTCTACCTGCTGCTGGCATGGCTCACCGATTGGGTCTATGACTGGGGGATTTTCGTCGACCTACCGATATGCACGATCGCCTACGCGATCGCGTTCGTCCGCCCTCCGCGACGAATCCTAACCGCCTAACTCCAGATGCTGATCACGCTTTCCGGGGCGCCGACTCGCCGAAGCTCGGCCAGCGTTTCAGTCTTGAGTCGATCTCCCCGTGCTCGGTCGCCACGTTCGACATAGTGCTCGGCCAGATGTCGTCGTGGATGGACGTAGCTATTACGGACCAGCGCCTCGCCGATTGTCTTTGCGGTGAACCACGAGAACGGCCGGTCGCCGATCGTCGCCCAGAGATCCTGGAGGTCCGCGAGGCGCGTCTGCGCTAGGACCGCTGCCTCCTCGAGCGAGATCCCGGCGTCTCTCGCCAGCTGTGCAGCGTTGACGCCGTCAATGTCGCCGGGCGGTCCCGAAACCGGCAACCCACGGCTGGCCTCGATCAATGAATCACGCAGGCGGGTACGCCAGGCGGCGATGTGCGCCATGAGAAGGCCAGCCGACCATCCGCCCGGAAAGTCGGGCTCGGTCGCCGCCTCGGCAGCGAATCGCCGCTCGGTTTCCCCTTGCGACTCGAGCAGCGAGGTAATCTCGGGGACAGTGAAGCCGGCCATTCCGTCACCATATTCTGCCGATTCGGCCGAGCCGCGCGTCACGTCGCTCGAGCTGTTCTTCGACCTGGTCTTCGTATTCACGATCACCCAGCTGACGAGCCTGCTCGCTCGCGACCCCAACCTCACCGGCCTCCTCCAGATGCTGCTGATTTTTGGCAACGTCTGGTGGATGTATGGCGGCTATGCCTGGCTTACCAACGCGGTTCCGCCGCGCGAGCTCGGCGTGCGTCTGCTCCTGCTCCTTGGGATGAGCGGATTTCTTCTCATCGCGCTCGCCATCCCGACGACGTTTGCCGCGGGCGGGATCGCGTTCGGGGTGGGCTACATGATCGTCACCCTCGTTCACACCGGTGTCTTCATGCGGACCTCGCAGCAGAGCGCCATCCAGGCGCTCATCGTTCTCGGGCCGTCCAATCTGTTTACCGCGGTCCTGCTGCTTGCAGCTGGCTTCACGAACGGCGGCCTTCGCTGGACGCTGTTCGCGGCCGCCTTCGTGCTCCATTGGGTCACGCCGTACTTCGGCAGGACCGGCATGTTCCGGATCCGCGTCGGCCATTTCGTCGAGCGACATGGTCTGATCCTGTTGATCGCCATCGGCGAATCGGTGGTCGCCGTCGGCATCGGCCTCGGAAACGCCGCGCTGCCCATCGGTCGGATCATTACCGCCCTTCTGGGTCTTGCACTGGCTGCGTCACTCTGGTGGCTCTACTTCAACGGCGATGAGGAACGCGCCCATCAGGCGATGGAGCGGGCCCCCGAAGAGCGCCGACCGTGGTTGGCGGTGCAGGGCTTCGGCTACATCTTCCTGCCACTCCTCGGCGGCATCGTCGTCGTGGCAGCCGGCATGAAGCTTGCCGTCGTTGGCTACGACGAAGCCGCAACGGTGCCGACGGCGCTCTTCCTCGCCTCCGGCGTTACTGCGTATGCGATTGGCCTGGTCCTCTTCCGCTGGCTCTTGCAGAGCGGCCCGCTCAGCGTCCGGCTCGCCATCGCGGTCCTTGCCCTGCCTACCGCCCTGATCGGCACCGCCATCACGCCGCTCGCCCAGGTTGGCGCGCTGGTTGCCATCCTCGTGATTGGTGCGATCGCCGACAGTGTAATGACCAACCGCCGCTCGGTCCGTTGAGCCCAACGCGCGGCTCCGGTACCGTGCTGAGTCAGCGCGCGCTGAACCGCGCCCTGCTCGAGCGACAGCATCTGCTTCGCCGCCGGAAAGCATCAGCGGCTGAGGAGATCGAGCACCTGGTGGGGATGCAGGCCCAGGTGCCCAATTCGCCGTACGTCGGGCTCTGGACACGGCTCGAAGGATTCCAGCCCAACGACCTGGCGAACCTGATCAACACGCGACGCGCGGTACGACTCGGATTGATGCGTAACACGATCCACCTGGTGACCGCCCGCGACTCCCTCGCGCAGCGGCCCCTGTATCAACCGCTCTTCCACCGCGGGTGGCAGACATCGTCGTTCGGTCGCAACCTGGCTGGCATCGACATGAGTGCGGTCATCGCCGAGGCAACCGTGCTGATGCAGGAGCGGCCGCGCACGTTTGCAGAGCTCGGTAAGCTCCTGCAGCGCCGTTGGCCGGACCGCGACGCGACCTCGCTTGCCTATGCGATCCGTTACCTGGTCCCGATCGTCCAGGTCCCACCGCGCGGCATCTGGGGCAAGAGCGCCCAGCCCACCTGGACGTCGACCGACCTTTGGCTCGGGCGTTCCCTTGCGCCCAAGCCCTCGATTGAGAGACTGGTCGTGCGCTACCTGACCGCCTTCGGGCCGGCGACCGTCGCGGACGTCTCGGCCTGGTCGGGGTTGACCGGGCTCCGAGAGGTCGTCGACAGACTTCGGCCCAAGCTTCGAACCTTCCGGGACGAGCGCGGCCGCGAGCTCTTCGACGTGCCGGATGGTCCGCTACGCGATCCCGATACCCCAGCGCCGCCGCGCTTCCTGCCCGAGTACGACAACCTCCTTATCGGTCACCATGACCGCACCCGCGTCATCGACCACGCCTACCGCTACGTGATATTTGCCGGGACGCTCCTCGTCGATGGCTTCGTCCACGCCACCTGGTCGATCAAGCGGGCACGCGAAACTGCCACCCTGACGATCGAGCCTTTGCGGCGCCTCACGAAAACCGATCGGCTCGCGGTTTCGGAGGAAGGCGAGCGGCTGTTGACCTTCGCCGCGAGCGAGGCCGCGGGGCACGACGTCCGGATTACCGCCGTCGCGACCTCCCCTCCAATGGCGCCGCAGCTCCGTCGCTAAGGTAAGGCCATGAACAGACAGCAGAAGAAGGCTGCCGAGTTTCAGGCTCTGCATGCCGGCAAGACATTCGTGATCCCAAATCCGTGGGATGTCGGCTCGGCGCGTGTGCTGGCGGCGCTCGGATTCAAGGCGCTGGCAACGACGAGCTCTGGTTTCGCGTTCACCCTCGGACGGCTCGACGGCCAGGCGACGCTGGATGAGGTGGTTGAGCACGCCGCCGCGCTCGACCAGGCGACGGATCTGCCCGTCTCTGTCGACCTGGAAAACGGCTACGGTCCCGATCCGGAGGCTGCGGCGGTCGCGATCCTGCGCGTCGCCGAAGTCGGTGCTGTTGGAGGATCCATCGAGGACTACGATCCCGCCGGTCGCATCTACGAGCTGCGTCACGCAGCCGAGCGGGTTGCTGCAGCGGCTCAGGCGTCTCGCAGGCTGGAATTTCCGTTCACGTTGACCGCGCGAGCTGAGAACCACATCCGCGGCCATCCGGATCTTAACGACACGATCGCTCGTCTCCAGGCATTCGAGGCCGCAGGTGCCGATGTGCTATACGCGCCCGGGCTGCGCACCGTCGACGAGATCCACGCCGTCTGCGAAGCGGTTTCGAAGCCGGTAAACGTGCTCGCCGTCGCGGGCCTCACGTTCGCTGACCTGGCTGCCGCCGGCGCACGCCGGGTGAGTGTCGGCGGAGGCTTAACCTGGGTCGCGGTCCGAGCGATGGTCGATGCGGCGGAAGCGATCCGTGATGCCGGTGACTTCTCGGCGCTCCGGGCGAGACTCCCGCTTGACGAATGGCTGGCCTAAGGGAGAGCGCCTGGGGTTGAGTTCCGCGCCCCGATAGGGCACAATGGCGTCGCCATGAACCTGGTTGACCTGGCGATCGTCGTCGTGATCGGGCTCGGCATCCTGATCGGCTGGAAAAACGGCCTGGTCGGCCCCCTGCTGGCCGAGGGTACCTTCCTGCTCGCGTATTGGATCGTCTCCACCCATCCCAGCCTCGTGAGCATCATTCCGGCCAGCGTTCCGAGGCCGCTCGCCACCCTTATTCTCCCCGTCGTTCTTGGCCTGGTCGTCGGATTCGTCGGCCGCACGATCTTCATGTCTCTCTTCCGGCTGCCCTTCACCCGAACCGTTGACAAACTGCTGGGCGCGGCGGCCAACGGCGCTCTCGCCTTTGTGATCGTCTATGTCGTTCTGCTCGGAATGGTCGGCGCCGGAACGGTACTAGACCCGCTCACCCGGGTGGCTTCGATCCGAGCGAGCCAGGTGACGGCGATGCAGATGTTGCTGGCCCAGAACCCGCAGGTCGCTGGGTTCGTTCCGTCAGGCGAGCTCGGCCAGCTCGCCGCCGTTTCTTCGGTCCATCCCGTTGCCTTTGGGCAGCTCGGGCAGTACGCGCAGGTGATCAACTACTACGAAAACACCCTGCGCCCGCAACTCGCGACGAGCCGGCTGGCGCCGCTGGTGATTCAATATGGCGCGCACCTACCGATCATCGGCCGGCACGTGACGTTGCCGAAGGGCTGAGACTACCCCGGCAGGATCTCGAAGACTGGATGCTTGTCGGCTTCGGCCGCGAAGCGCTCGACGGGATCACCGGGCTTCGCGTTGAAGTAGGGCTGGACCCGCGCAAATGTCTCCATGTACTTCTTCAGCAGCGGTGCCGCCTCTGCAGGCTTGACCTCCTGAAGTCGTACCGTTTCCTCGCGACCACGAGATTTCACGCGGGCGCGGCCGCCGGCAGCCCGCACGTTCTGCACCCAGGCGACTTCCCCGTAGGGCGCCATCGCGTAGCGGCGCGCACCTTCGACCTGTAGCGTGATCGGGGTCGAGCGGAGCTCCCCCGTTTTCCGGCCCGGCACGGTCAAAACGACTGTGTTGCCTGTCGGAATGCCAAGTCGTATTACGCCTCTCATTAGCCGGTTGAAGGCCTTCGTTCCCCCGTCGAGCGCGTATTTCTTCGCCACGGTGCAAGCTTAGCCCGACGGACTCCAGCGTGACCAAAGACGCCATGGTCGCGTTCCATGGGCATGGCGTGGAGGCGCGGCGTCGCCGCCTTGATGACCCTGGTGGGTCTGCTGACGCTTGGGTACGTGGGGATCTCGAGCTACATCGCCGAGCAGCTTGTCTATGCGGCCCCCAGGCCGATCGTCAAGACTCCAGCCAGCATGGGCCTTCGTTTCGCCGATGTCACCTTTCCGAGCCGTGACGATCAGATCAACCTTAAAGGCTGGTTCATTCCCGGCATCCTCCCGGACGGCAGGCTCACGGTCGATCGCGTGATCGTGGCCGTTCACGGCACGCGAACCAACCGGGAGAGTCCCGACGACCACCTGATGCAACTGACCGGTGCACTTGCTCGCAATGGCTTCGGAATCCTTGGCTTCGACATGCGCGGAATGGGCGAATCACCCCCGGCGCCTCTGTCGATGGGGAATCTGGAGCAGCGCGACGTGCTTGGGGCCGTCGACTTCCTCCGTTCCGGCAAGCTGCCCTTCCCCGAGCTCGGCCGGCCGCGGATCATTGGCGGCCTGGGAATGTCGATGGGGGCTTCCACCTTGCTGCTGGCGGCTGCCCGCGAGCCCGCCATCCAAGCCGTGGTTTCCGATTCCGCCTACGCCGACGCGGCGCCGCTGCTCGAGCGCGAAATCCCGAAACAAAAAGTTGCCGTGATCGGGCGGATCCCTGGGGCGTTGGCACCGTCGTCGCTCGTGATGGCGCGCATCCTTTACGGCGTCGACCTCTTCGGCGCCCGGCCGGTCGACTCGATTGCGAGGATCGCACCACGGCCCCTTCTCCTCATTCACGGCGCGGCAGATGACTACGTCCCGATCAGTAACTTCCACGCGTTGGAGGCGGCCGCTACGGCGCCCGCCACGGCGCACGTGACCACCTGGATCGTGCCAAAGACACGCCACACGCAGGCCTTCAAGAACACCGGCGACGTTTACCTCACCCGTGTCGTCGCGTTCTTCAACGCCGGCCTTGGCGCCGACCGTACCGCGGGGGGAGGCGGCACATGAGGGTGTTACGCCCGCTGCAGCCGGCGGCCGTGCTGATTGCGCTTGCCGTGGTGCTGATCGCCGCAATCACCATCGTCCGGGCCGTCAGCGCCGCCGCCGGCTTTCTGGTCGAGCGGCAGGTCGTTTTGATCCTCTGGATAGCCGGCCTGCTGATGGCC comes from Candidatus Dormiibacterota bacterium and encodes:
- a CDS encoding PhzF family phenazine biosynthesis protein, which produces MANECRYRLRWVDVFTERALAGNPLAVVLEADGLSDTQMQAIARETNLSETTFVLPPQKREHAAKVRIFTPHVELPFAGHPTVGTGWVLIDEGLVGSDAAAFTLEESVGLIPVRVDRGEGGVVLWMSHPPVKFGEVIEERVDMAAALGLTLTDLLPEVPIQIVSTGVPFVYVALKDAAAVDRAVSSGEGLTSVLDPHGLPPVFLFAAGGGSRLYSRMFGSHSASRTAEDPATGAASGPLGAFAVRYGLIPRASKVSIVSEQGTKMGRQSFIRILLVYSAGAELPSQIEVGGSVVPVMTAELSVRS
- a CDS encoding low temperature requirement protein A; translation: MKPAIPSPYSADSAEPRVTSLELFFDLVFVFTITQLTSLLARDPNLTGLLQMLLIFGNVWWMYGGYAWLTNAVPPRELGVRLLLLLGMSGFLLIALAIPTTFAAGGIAFGVGYMIVTLVHTGVFMRTSQQSAIQALIVLGPSNLFTAVLLLAAGFTNGGLRWTLFAAAFVLHWVTPYFGRTGMFRIRVGHFVERHGLILLIAIGESVVAVGIGLGNAALPIGRIITALLGLALAASLWWLYFNGDEERAHQAMERAPEERRPWLAVQGFGYIFLPLLGGIVVVAAGMKLAVVGYDEAATVPTALFLASGVTAYAIGLVLFRWLLQSGPLSVRLAIAVLALPTALIGTAITPLAQVGALVAILVIGAIADSVMTNRRSVR
- a CDS encoding winged helix DNA-binding domain-containing protein, encoding MSPTRGSGTVLSQRALNRALLERQHLLRRRKASAAEEIEHLVGMQAQVPNSPYVGLWTRLEGFQPNDLANLINTRRAVRLGLMRNTIHLVTARDSLAQRPLYQPLFHRGWQTSSFGRNLAGIDMSAVIAEATVLMQERPRTFAELGKLLQRRWPDRDATSLAYAIRYLVPIVQVPPRGIWGKSAQPTWTSTDLWLGRSLAPKPSIERLVVRYLTAFGPATVADVSAWSGLTGLREVVDRLRPKLRTFRDERGRELFDVPDGPLRDPDTPAPPRFLPEYDNLLIGHHDRTRVIDHAYRYVIFAGTLLVDGFVHATWSIKRARETATLTIEPLRRLTKTDRLAVSEEGERLLTFAASEAAGHDVRITAVATSPPMAPQLRR
- a CDS encoding isocitrate lyase/phosphoenolpyruvate mutase family protein: MNRQQKKAAEFQALHAGKTFVIPNPWDVGSARVLAALGFKALATTSSGFAFTLGRLDGQATLDEVVEHAAALDQATDLPVSVDLENGYGPDPEAAAVAILRVAEVGAVGGSIEDYDPAGRIYELRHAAERVAAAAQASRRLEFPFTLTARAENHIRGHPDLNDTIARLQAFEAAGADVLYAPGLRTVDEIHAVCEAVSKPVNVLAVAGLTFADLAAAGARRVSVGGGLTWVAVRAMVDAAEAIRDAGDFSALRARLPLDEWLA
- a CDS encoding CvpA family protein; amino-acid sequence: MNLVDLAIVVVIGLGILIGWKNGLVGPLLAEGTFLLAYWIVSTHPSLVSIIPASVPRPLATLILPVVLGLVVGFVGRTIFMSLFRLPFTRTVDKLLGAAANGALAFVIVYVVLLGMVGAGTVLDPLTRVASIRASQVTAMQMLLAQNPQVAGFVPSGELGQLAAVSSVHPVAFGQLGQYAQVINYYENTLRPQLATSRLAPLVIQYGAHLPIIGRHVTLPKG
- a CDS encoding nitroreductase family deazaflavin-dependent oxidoreductase translates to MRGVIRLGIPTGNTVVLTVPGRKTGELRSTPITLQVEGARRYAMAPYGEVAWVQNVRAAGGRARVKSRGREETVRLQEVKPAEAAPLLKKYMETFARVQPYFNAKPGDPVERFAAEADKHPVFEILPG
- a CDS encoding alpha/beta fold hydrolase; this translates as MAWRRGVAALMTLVGLLTLGYVGISSYIAEQLVYAAPRPIVKTPASMGLRFADVTFPSRDDQINLKGWFIPGILPDGRLTVDRVIVAVHGTRTNRESPDDHLMQLTGALARNGFGILGFDMRGMGESPPAPLSMGNLEQRDVLGAVDFLRSGKLPFPELGRPRIIGGLGMSMGASTLLLAAAREPAIQAVVSDSAYADAAPLLEREIPKQKVAVIGRIPGALAPSSLVMARILYGVDLFGARPVDSIARIAPRPLLLIHGAADDYVPISNFHALEAAATAPATAHVTTWIVPKTRHTQAFKNTGDVYLTRVVAFFNAGLGADRTAGGGGT